Proteins co-encoded in one Mycobacterium mantenii genomic window:
- a CDS encoding tautomerase family protein, whose amino-acid sequence MPMIDLTFVRGSADEEALSRLADELVTVLLRAERAPDTPFLRDNTWVYLHAKDSTELSVGGRGPGAARFRIDLTVFEGALSKERKEQLAADVHAAVCAAAGIDPRGQRAFHVWTLIHEIPEGNWAGGGNIIYYQQVKGLAAQD is encoded by the coding sequence ATGCCGATGATCGACCTGACCTTCGTGCGCGGCTCGGCGGATGAGGAAGCGCTGAGCCGATTGGCCGACGAATTGGTCACCGTGTTGCTGCGGGCCGAACGTGCGCCGGACACACCGTTTTTGCGCGACAACACCTGGGTCTACCTGCACGCCAAAGACTCCACCGAGCTTTCGGTGGGCGGCCGCGGTCCGGGTGCCGCCCGGTTCAGGATCGACCTGACGGTGTTCGAAGGTGCGCTGTCCAAGGAGCGCAAAGAGCAGCTGGCCGCCGACGTGCACGCTGCGGTTTGCGCCGCGGCGGGAATCGACCCACGGGGCCAACGGGCGTTTCACGTCTGGACGTTGATCCACGAAATCCCCGAAGGAAACTGGGCCGGCGGCGGCAACATCATCTACTACCAACAGGTTAAAGGCCTTGCGGCACAAGACTAA
- a CDS encoding cytochrome P450 — translation MSTVQLRYDPFDPEIQDDPYPVYRQLRDDAPVYHATDTNTWVLSRHADVISALLDHHSYSSVDGVFPTPPGSTFRESLLPMMILMDPPRHDQLRALVSKAFTPRRIAALTSAIEDLADHLTGGLIQEAGSADFVADFAAVLPAMVIADLLGVPREDRTQFRQWSNALVQSNPTHGETGEALAAAAAIYGYFTDFLADRRRQPRDDLMSALVCAEIDGKHLSDDELLGFCLLLLIAGHETTSNLLANAAVVLADYRDTRRQLAGDESLLGAAVEELLRYDSPAQGLSRTLTRDVTVHGVRMSAGESVLLLFGSANRDERVFADPDVFDIGRKPEHQVAFGRGIHFCLGASLARMEARIALRALLARVPNWEVDLERAQRLRSGPIRGYLSLPISWSAN, via the coding sequence ATGTCGACCGTACAACTTCGCTACGACCCCTTTGACCCGGAAATTCAGGATGACCCCTACCCCGTCTACCGGCAGCTACGCGACGACGCACCCGTCTACCACGCCACCGATACCAACACGTGGGTACTGAGTCGCCACGCAGATGTCATCAGCGCGCTGCTGGACCATCACAGCTACTCGTCGGTCGACGGAGTATTTCCGACTCCGCCGGGCTCGACTTTTCGCGAATCGCTGCTGCCGATGATGATTTTGATGGATCCCCCGCGACACGATCAGCTGCGGGCATTGGTGAGCAAAGCCTTCACACCACGCCGAATCGCGGCGCTGACGTCCGCGATCGAGGACCTCGCTGATCACTTGACGGGCGGCCTAATACAGGAAGCAGGTTCGGCCGATTTCGTCGCCGACTTCGCAGCTGTACTACCAGCGATGGTGATCGCTGATTTGCTCGGTGTGCCGCGCGAGGACCGCACACAATTTCGGCAATGGTCGAACGCGCTGGTGCAATCCAATCCCACCCACGGCGAGACCGGCGAGGCTTTGGCAGCCGCGGCCGCGATCTATGGGTACTTCACCGATTTCCTCGCCGACCGCCGCCGCCAACCGCGCGACGACTTGATGTCAGCGTTGGTGTGTGCCGAGATCGACGGAAAGCACCTCAGTGACGACGAACTGCTTGGCTTTTGCCTGCTGCTGCTGATCGCGGGTCATGAGACGACGTCGAATCTGCTGGCCAACGCCGCGGTGGTACTGGCCGACTATCGCGACACCCGCCGCCAGCTGGCTGGCGATGAGAGCTTGCTCGGGGCAGCCGTTGAGGAGTTGCTGCGGTATGACTCACCGGCGCAAGGACTTTCGCGAACGTTGACCCGCGACGTCACAGTGCATGGCGTCAGGATGTCCGCCGGTGAATCGGTGCTGTTGTTGTTCGGCTCGGCTAATCGTGACGAACGCGTGTTCGCCGATCCCGACGTATTTGATATCGGGCGCAAACCCGAACACCAAGTGGCATTCGGCAGGGGCATTCACTTCTGCCTCGGCGCGTCGTTAGCGCGGATGGAGGCCCGGATTGCGTTGCGTGCCCTGCTGGCCCGGGTGCCCAACTGGGAGGTCGACCTAGAGCGCGCGCAACGCCTGCGGTCGGGCCCCATCCGAGGTTATCTGTCGTTGCCGATCTCGTGGTCGGCGAATTAG
- a CDS encoding rolling circle replication-associated protein, protein MPSITRSSAHSTSAIAERPTLRPGTTRTASRNTDGVADAGRPRGPEAGTAGGRESGSGRSDGGSDVDGVPAGTNGLVICAKSVRDSIEGGADAELSAADALGLRFPSSDLVASAAALFEPAQPWADGQDRLGVEPESGRFRITIGPGVVRLGWTSPVRAEKASERSVDRHRLDVAAEEDRIKTGRNMSNPPGRAITEWSRKSRAAMCRTFAELDYTPLVECGRVPAMVTLTYPGEWQSVAPDGASVKRHMALWRKRFQREWGEPARYIWKLEFQRRGAPHIHLWMTPPPAVGRSGRTFRDWLSQEWANIVGHPDPEQRARHLLAGTGIDILNGLRACDPKRLAIYFTKHSSPNTLGDKEYQHVVPELWQQPGRGPGRFWGVYGLKKAIAVVEIAQDAYLAARRIVRRWSRSQAIYSNPASSFPTAVVPRTATRLVPRVGRNTGAVTHRRVRRRRAFCNQGGVAGGYALVNDGPAFASRLATALLGTAVNTLAAPHPGNCV, encoded by the coding sequence ATGCCCAGCATCACGAGGTCGAGCGCGCATTCAACGAGCGCGATTGCGGAGCGACCCACTCTTCGCCCGGGCACGACCCGAACGGCCAGCCGGAACACGGACGGAGTCGCGGACGCCGGTAGACCGCGAGGGCCCGAGGCCGGCACGGCCGGAGGGCGCGAGAGCGGTAGCGGTCGGTCGGACGGTGGGAGCGACGTAGACGGTGTTCCGGCTGGGACCAACGGGCTTGTTATATGTGCCAAAAGTGTCCGCGACAGCATCGAGGGCGGCGCCGATGCGGAACTGTCGGCCGCAGATGCGCTGGGGCTGCGGTTCCCGAGCTCCGACTTGGTGGCCTCGGCGGCAGCGCTGTTTGAGCCGGCACAGCCATGGGCAGACGGGCAAGACCGTCTCGGGGTGGAACCGGAGTCCGGCCGGTTCCGGATCACGATCGGCCCCGGTGTAGTCCGCCTCGGCTGGACCAGTCCTGTGCGTGCGGAGAAGGCATCGGAGCGGTCAGTCGACCGTCACCGGCTGGATGTGGCCGCCGAGGAGGACCGCATAAAGACGGGCCGTAACATGTCCAACCCGCCTGGGCGAGCGATCACGGAATGGTCTCGCAAATCTCGTGCCGCGATGTGCCGCACCTTCGCCGAGCTCGACTACACACCGCTGGTGGAATGCGGCCGTGTGCCAGCGATGGTGACCCTGACCTACCCAGGCGAATGGCAATCCGTTGCGCCAGACGGCGCCAGTGTGAAACGACATATGGCCTTGTGGCGCAAGCGGTTTCAACGCGAATGGGGTGAACCGGCCCGCTATATCTGGAAGCTCGAATTTCAACGCCGCGGCGCACCACACATTCACTTGTGGATGACTCCGCCGCCCGCTGTGGGGCGATCAGGTCGCACGTTCCGAGACTGGCTGTCGCAGGAATGGGCAAACATTGTCGGCCATCCAGATCCGGAACAACGCGCGCGTCACTTGCTCGCCGGCACGGGGATCGACATCCTCAACGGATTGCGTGCGTGCGATCCCAAGCGCCTGGCCATTTACTTCACCAAACATTCTTCGCCGAATACGTTGGGCGACAAGGAATACCAGCATGTCGTGCCTGAGTTGTGGCAGCAGCCCGGACGTGGTCCCGGAAGGTTCTGGGGCGTCTACGGACTCAAAAAGGCCATCGCGGTCGTCGAGATCGCCCAGGACGCGTACCTGGCAGCGCGCCGAATCGTGCGGCGGTGGTCACGTAGCCAAGCGATCTACAGCAATCCTGCCAGCAGCTTCCCCACCGCCGTCGTGCCGCGCACGGCCACTCGGCTGGTCCCACGTGTTGGTCGGAACACCGGTGCCGTGACTCATCGGAGGGTGCGACGACGACGAGCCTTCTGCAACCAAGGCGGCGTCGCCGGCGGATACGCGCTAGTGAATGACGGGCCGGCGTTCGCATCCCGACTCGCGACAGCGTTACTTGGCACGGCGGTTAACACGCTTGCGGCACCTCACCCCGGCAATTGCGTGTGA
- a CDS encoding cytochrome P450, translated as MTELADVDYFTDADIAQDPYAYWDYLRGRGPVFREPHYGVVAVTGYQEVQAGFKDVDSFSAVNAIGGPFPPLPFTPEGDDIGDQIEAHRHEFPIFEHMVVMDPPEHEKARSLLGRLLTPRRLQENKDYIWRLADRQFDEFIANGQCEFLGEYAKPFATLAIADLLGVPDEDRPEIRRNLGAGNAPGARVGALDHEPVGSNPLQYLDDLFGAYIADRRERPREDVLTGLATATYPDGSTPPLLEVVRPATFLFAAGQETVTKLLSAAVEVLGDQPELQARLRADRSLVGSFIEEALRMQSPTKVDFRLARKTTTLGGVRIPAGTVIMLCLGAANRDPRRFENPNEFQVDRKNVREHIAFGRGIHTCAGAPLARVEGQVTISRLLDRTRDIRISEAKHGLPPNREYRYEPTFLLRGLKELYIEFTQAD; from the coding sequence ATGACTGAACTCGCCGACGTCGACTACTTCACCGACGCCGACATCGCGCAAGATCCCTATGCCTACTGGGATTATCTGCGCGGCCGGGGCCCGGTGTTCCGTGAGCCGCATTACGGAGTCGTGGCCGTCACCGGGTACCAGGAAGTCCAGGCCGGCTTCAAAGACGTCGATTCGTTCTCCGCGGTGAACGCGATCGGCGGTCCGTTTCCCCCGCTGCCGTTCACCCCGGAAGGGGATGACATCGGCGACCAGATCGAAGCGCACCGCCACGAATTCCCGATCTTCGAGCACATGGTCGTCATGGACCCGCCCGAACATGAAAAGGCGCGCTCCCTGCTAGGGCGGCTGCTCACTCCGCGTCGGCTGCAGGAAAACAAGGACTACATCTGGCGGTTGGCCGATCGGCAATTCGACGAGTTCATCGCCAACGGTCAGTGTGAGTTCCTCGGCGAGTACGCGAAGCCGTTCGCGACGCTGGCGATCGCCGATCTGCTCGGGGTGCCGGACGAGGACCGCCCAGAGATCCGCCGCAATCTCGGGGCCGGTAACGCGCCGGGCGCCAGGGTGGGGGCACTCGATCACGAACCGGTGGGCAGCAATCCGTTGCAGTACCTCGACGACCTGTTCGGCGCCTACATCGCCGACCGGCGGGAACGCCCCCGCGAGGACGTGCTGACCGGTCTCGCGACCGCCACTTACCCCGATGGCTCGACCCCACCGCTACTGGAGGTCGTCCGACCGGCCACCTTCCTGTTCGCGGCCGGCCAGGAGACCGTGACCAAGCTGCTGAGCGCCGCGGTTGAGGTTCTCGGTGACCAGCCCGAACTGCAGGCGCGGTTGCGCGCCGACCGAAGCCTGGTCGGCTCGTTCATCGAAGAGGCGCTGCGCATGCAGAGCCCGACCAAGGTCGACTTCCGGCTGGCTCGCAAGACGACCACCCTGGGCGGAGTGCGGATCCCGGCCGGCACGGTCATCATGCTGTGCCTGGGAGCGGCCAACCGCGATCCGCGAAGATTCGAGAATCCGAATGAATTTCAGGTCGATCGGAAGAACGTTCGTGAGCACATCGCCTTCGGTCGCGGAATCCACACCTGCGCAGGCGCACCGCTTGCGCGCGTGGAAGGCCAGGTGACCATCAGCCGTCTCCTGGACCGCACGCGCGACATCCGGATCAGCGAGGCCAAGCACGGCCTGCCGCCCAACCGGGAGTACCGCTACGAGCCCACCTTCCTGCTGCGCGGGCTCAAGGAGCTGTACATCGAGTTCACGCAGGCCGACTGA
- a CDS encoding DUF5994 family protein, with amino-acid sequence MGSRRQANPIRLSVARELGRHIDGAWWPRADRITNELPELVAVLTPLLGGVTAINVNWSSLQRPPDLNWPGWEGKRQHVMTVSGAQACANLLVVSYATHSALALMVLRHAANLPITGADRVKPAFIAADSILRAAHQQRERATGS; translated from the coding sequence ATCGGGAGCCGACGCCAAGCCAATCCCATCCGGTTATCGGTGGCTCGCGAGCTCGGCCGCCACATTGACGGTGCGTGGTGGCCGCGCGCAGATCGCATCACCAACGAATTGCCCGAGCTCGTTGCGGTCCTGACTCCGCTGCTCGGAGGCGTCACAGCCATCAACGTGAATTGGTCGTCGCTCCAACGACCACCCGATCTCAACTGGCCGGGATGGGAAGGCAAACGCCAGCACGTCATGACGGTCAGCGGCGCGCAGGCCTGCGCCAACCTGCTGGTCGTCTCCTACGCGACCCACAGCGCATTGGCCCTGATGGTGCTGCGCCATGCGGCAAACCTACCCATTACGGGTGCTGACCGCGTTAAACCTGCATTCATAGCCGCAGACTCGATCCTGCGGGCCGCACACCAACAGCGTGAACGTGCTACCGGCAGCTAG
- a CDS encoding M15 family metallopeptidase — MRLALVLRLAIALALVSLTGTRIANAGPDVPPVSDAARAAGFVDIRTVVPDAVLDLRYATTNNFTHTQLYPSDARCLVHQSMAPGLAAAAGALRPQGHLLVFWDCYRPHDVQVRMFNVVPNPAWVARPGAYARSHESGRSVDVTFTSVQPQCPPERHAGGLCLADMGTDFDDFSPRATAFATQGVSADAQANRTQLRDAMKYGGLSPYSGEWWHFDGPGAGVDRPILNVPVD, encoded by the coding sequence ATGCGTCTCGCGCTGGTGCTGCGGTTGGCAATCGCGTTGGCGCTCGTCTCGTTAACCGGGACACGCATCGCGAACGCCGGCCCCGACGTGCCGCCGGTCAGCGACGCCGCGCGAGCGGCGGGATTCGTCGACATCCGCACCGTCGTTCCAGACGCGGTGCTCGACCTACGCTACGCGACGACGAACAACTTCACTCACACCCAGCTGTATCCTTCCGACGCGAGATGCCTTGTGCACCAATCGATGGCCCCCGGCCTCGCCGCCGCGGCCGGTGCGTTGCGCCCGCAGGGTCACCTGCTGGTGTTCTGGGACTGCTATCGGCCGCACGACGTTCAGGTCAGGATGTTCAACGTGGTTCCCAACCCGGCCTGGGTGGCACGGCCGGGCGCGTACGCCCGCAGCCATGAGTCGGGACGATCGGTCGACGTCACGTTCACCAGCGTGCAACCACAGTGCCCGCCCGAGCGTCATGCGGGTGGGTTGTGCCTGGCCGATATGGGTACCGATTTCGACGATTTCTCGCCGCGCGCAACGGCATTCGCGACGCAGGGTGTCAGCGCCGACGCTCAGGCGAACCGGACGCAGTTGCGGGACGCAATGAAGTACGGCGGATTGTCGCCCTACTCCGGCGAGTGGTGGCACTTCGACGGCCCAGGGGCCGGCGTCGACCGTCCGATTCTCAACGTCCCCGTCGACTAG
- a CDS encoding TetR/AcrR family transcriptional regulator, with protein MIEATARLMREEGYAAATSRRVAAEAGVKQALVYYYFPTMDDLFVEVLRAGAETALARMRALLTEDDPLRALWVMNSDSAVTALNAEFMALANHRKAIGAELKAYAERVRDIETAAVTMVLRANHIDLDKYPPVAISMLIAQVARSLCNESAVGVTQGHDELRGFVERQMSLLKTPAATPAPRG; from the coding sequence CTGATCGAGGCCACCGCCCGACTCATGCGCGAGGAAGGCTACGCCGCGGCCACGTCCCGGCGCGTGGCAGCCGAGGCAGGCGTCAAGCAGGCCCTGGTCTACTACTACTTCCCGACGATGGACGATCTGTTCGTGGAGGTGCTGCGGGCCGGTGCCGAGACCGCGCTGGCGCGCATGCGGGCACTGCTGACCGAGGACGATCCGCTGCGAGCGCTGTGGGTGATGAACAGCGACTCCGCCGTGACGGCGTTGAATGCCGAGTTCATGGCACTGGCCAACCACCGCAAGGCAATTGGCGCCGAGCTGAAGGCCTACGCCGAGCGAGTACGCGACATCGAGACGGCGGCCGTGACGATGGTGCTGCGCGCCAATCACATCGATCTCGATAAGTATCCACCGGTGGCGATCTCGATGCTGATCGCGCAGGTGGCGCGCAGCCTGTGCAACGAAAGCGCGGTCGGCGTCACCCAAGGGCACGACGAGCTACGCGGATTCGTCGAACGCCAGATGAGCCTGCTGAAGACACCCGCGGCCACCCCGGCGCCGCGCGGCTAG
- a CDS encoding TetR/AcrR family transcriptional regulator, whose product MRKIPAQISERLPAAAELFAERGLNDTKIEDVAATTGIAKATLYYYFAGKEEILAFLLEDVLQHVADEVTAIVEADGTAAQRLHTVINAQLRVMAQRPAVCRALIGELGRAARMPAIADMITTAYFEPVETLLRAGAADGSLVALDKPRAAAIALFGAVTISALTYLITDDALNEELIARTIHDVAFIGLRPR is encoded by the coding sequence ATGCGTAAGATTCCCGCTCAGATTTCCGAACGGTTGCCGGCTGCGGCCGAACTCTTTGCCGAGCGCGGACTCAACGACACAAAGATCGAAGACGTGGCCGCGACCACGGGCATCGCCAAGGCCACGCTCTACTACTACTTCGCCGGTAAAGAAGAAATACTCGCCTTCCTGCTCGAAGACGTCCTACAACACGTCGCGGACGAGGTCACCGCGATCGTCGAGGCAGACGGCACCGCCGCCCAACGCCTGCACACCGTCATCAATGCTCAACTGCGCGTGATGGCCCAGCGGCCCGCGGTCTGTCGCGCCCTCATCGGGGAACTGGGCCGCGCCGCCCGCATGCCCGCCATCGCGGACATGATCACCACTGCCTACTTCGAACCCGTCGAGACCTTGCTTCGGGCGGGTGCCGCCGACGGCTCACTCGTGGCACTCGACAAACCCAGAGCTGCCGCCATCGCCCTATTCGGTGCGGTCACGATCAGCGCACTGACCTACCTCATCACCGACGATGCGCTCAACGAAGAGCTAATCGCGCGAACAATCCACGACGTCGCGTTTATCGGCTTACGGCCACGCTAG
- a CDS encoding TIGR00366 family protein, producing MQAFTALCVRYVERLMPDPYLFAVILTVIVAALVALLVHGASPSGMLKAWYGGVWGPQNIFTFAFQMVLILVTGYTLAEAPVLKRAIVYIANKPRNQVQGALLCFGVSAALSLLNWGLGLVAGALIARQVAKRFTDTHFGYLIAAAFMGFIVWTQGLSSSIALANTDDGSPINVIHKMTGTTVPLKLTIFQPYSWLSVIVVLALLALAIWRMHPAQSLAPDPAVFEDEDQSEGKTEGKRSFAEWLENQWILNVFVFAAGITYFWLSGFALNISSMIMLFTITSALLHRTPIRFIRAFTGAAKVSGPLLLQYPLYGGLVALLGYAPPQAAGKAVPLQTLLAHGLVSGATQYTLPFLTFVGSLIISLFVPSGGGHWAVQGPIAIDSARAVGQTSPGYLGLMSMAVAVGEGVANMIQPFWLLPLLAIAKLNVRQVMGFTIVAFLIGLAVLGATTLIAPYVV from the coding sequence ATCCAGGCTTTCACCGCGCTCTGTGTCCGGTATGTCGAACGGCTGATGCCCGACCCCTACCTGTTCGCGGTCATCCTCACCGTCATCGTCGCCGCGCTGGTCGCGCTCTTGGTGCACGGCGCCTCGCCCAGCGGCATGCTCAAGGCCTGGTACGGGGGTGTGTGGGGACCGCAGAATATCTTCACCTTCGCCTTCCAGATGGTCTTGATACTCGTGACCGGCTACACGCTCGCCGAGGCACCGGTTCTGAAGCGGGCCATCGTCTACATCGCGAACAAGCCGAGGAACCAGGTACAAGGGGCCCTCCTGTGTTTTGGCGTGAGCGCTGCACTGTCCCTGCTGAACTGGGGACTCGGGCTGGTCGCCGGGGCACTGATCGCCCGCCAGGTCGCGAAGCGCTTCACCGACACACATTTCGGCTACCTCATCGCGGCAGCATTCATGGGTTTCATCGTCTGGACGCAGGGACTGTCGTCATCGATCGCGCTGGCGAACACGGACGACGGCAGCCCAATCAACGTGATTCACAAGATGACTGGCACCACGGTGCCGCTGAAGCTGACGATCTTCCAGCCCTACAGCTGGCTGTCGGTGATCGTCGTGCTGGCGTTGCTCGCGCTTGCGATCTGGCGCATGCACCCGGCGCAGAGCCTTGCGCCCGATCCGGCTGTGTTCGAGGACGAGGACCAGTCCGAGGGCAAGACCGAGGGCAAGCGATCGTTCGCCGAATGGCTGGAAAACCAGTGGATTCTCAACGTCTTCGTGTTCGCCGCGGGCATTACCTACTTCTGGCTCAGCGGCTTCGCGCTGAACATCTCGTCGATGATCATGTTGTTCACGATCACGAGTGCGCTGCTGCACCGCACGCCCATCCGGTTCATCCGCGCGTTTACCGGCGCGGCGAAGGTGTCTGGTCCACTGCTGCTGCAGTACCCGCTGTACGGCGGTTTGGTCGCGTTGCTCGGCTACGCGCCCCCGCAGGCCGCCGGCAAGGCCGTGCCCCTGCAGACGCTGCTGGCCCACGGGCTCGTGAGCGGCGCGACGCAGTACACGCTGCCGTTCCTGACCTTCGTCGGCTCGTTGATCATCAGCTTGTTCGTGCCGTCCGGCGGCGGGCACTGGGCCGTGCAGGGCCCGATCGCGATCGACTCTGCCCGGGCGGTCGGTCAGACCTCGCCGGGCTACCTCGGGTTGATGTCCATGGCCGTCGCCGTCGGCGAGGGGGTAGCGAACATGATCCAGCCCTTCTGGTTGCTGCCCCTGCTTGCGATCGCGAAACTCAATGTCCGCCAGGTGATGGGCTTCACGATCGTCGCGTTCTTGATCGGGTTGGCGGTCTTGGGTGCGACCACTCTGATTGCGCCTTACGTGGTTTGA
- a CDS encoding cold-shock protein, with protein MAQGTVKWFNGEKGFGFITPDEGTKDLFVHYSEIQGNGYRSLEENQRVQFEVEQGAKGPQAVGVTAV; from the coding sequence ATGGCACAGGGAACTGTGAAGTGGTTCAACGGTGAAAAGGGCTTCGGCTTCATCACCCCTGACGAAGGCACGAAAGACCTCTTCGTCCACTACTCCGAAATCCAGGGAAACGGCTATCGCTCGCTCGAGGAGAACCAGCGTGTTCAGTTCGAGGTTGAGCAAGGAGCCAAAGGACCCCAGGCGGTAGGCGTCACTGCCGTCTAA
- a CDS encoding CAAX protease has product MAGHDRSRALALYEWSTSLNAALLHDFAHLEVGLRNMYDTALKGAVAGGDIHWLDSTSADHLFPRSVAGNARTHRDIATARDNAGGNAAPAGKVIAELTFGFWVFLTSRRHEPLVWLPHLAHAYPSGTHRVQLHNGLSDLLKARNRVAHHEPATARSGREIIRRIRGHARYISAELAQHIDATSTVETIIRNRP; this is encoded by the coding sequence ATGGCGGGCCACGACAGGTCTCGTGCCTTGGCGTTGTACGAATGGAGCACCAGCCTGAACGCTGCCCTGCTGCACGACTTCGCCCACCTGGAGGTCGGACTCCGAAACATGTATGACACCGCTCTAAAGGGGGCGGTCGCAGGTGGCGACATCCACTGGCTCGACAGCACTTCGGCCGATCACCTGTTCCCCCGAAGTGTGGCCGGGAACGCACGAACGCATCGCGACATCGCCACTGCGCGTGACAATGCTGGCGGGAACGCGGCGCCGGCCGGCAAGGTGATTGCCGAGCTAACGTTCGGTTTCTGGGTCTTCCTAACGTCACGTCGGCACGAACCTCTCGTCTGGCTGCCGCATCTAGCACACGCTTACCCCAGCGGAACCCACCGCGTGCAACTGCACAATGGTTTGAGTGACCTTTTGAAGGCCCGCAATCGGGTTGCTCATCATGAGCCGGCGACCGCTCGTTCGGGGCGCGAGATAATCCGCCGAATCCGCGGTCACGCCCGATACATATCGGCGGAGCTTGCCCAACACATCGATGCAACGAGCACCGTCGAAACCATCATTCGGAACCGGCCATAG
- a CDS encoding methyltransferase domain-containing protein: MNDRASYTHGHHESVLRSHQRRTAQDSAAYLLGHLKPGLSVLDVGCGPGTITADLAALVAPGSVTAVDQATDVLSVARSEVEKRDLSNVSFVTADIHHLDFPDGAFDVVHAHQVLQHAADPVAALREMRRVCVPGGIVAARDADYAGFIWYPELPVLDLWRDLYQRVARASRGEPDAGRRLLSWARQAGFDDITPTGSLWCYATPATRDWWGGMWADRILHSTVARDLVSLGLASTAQLEEISAGWREWAGAPDGWIAIPHGEIICRA, translated from the coding sequence ATGAACGACCGGGCCAGTTACACGCACGGACATCACGAGTCGGTGCTGCGCAGTCATCAGCGCCGCACCGCCCAGGATTCCGCGGCGTACCTGCTAGGGCATCTGAAGCCGGGGCTGTCCGTGCTCGACGTCGGTTGCGGACCCGGCACCATCACCGCCGATCTGGCCGCACTGGTCGCACCTGGATCGGTGACCGCCGTCGACCAGGCCACCGACGTGCTCAGCGTTGCCCGAAGCGAGGTCGAGAAGCGCGATCTGTCCAACGTCTCGTTCGTGACCGCCGACATCCACCACCTTGACTTTCCCGACGGCGCCTTCGATGTCGTCCACGCGCATCAGGTGTTGCAGCACGCCGCCGATCCGGTGGCCGCCCTGCGCGAGATGCGGCGCGTGTGTGTGCCGGGCGGCATCGTGGCGGCCCGCGACGCCGACTACGCGGGATTCATCTGGTATCCGGAGCTTCCGGTGCTCGACCTGTGGCGAGACCTCTACCAACGTGTCGCGCGCGCCAGCCGCGGCGAACCGGATGCGGGCCGGCGGCTGCTGTCCTGGGCGCGGCAGGCGGGATTCGACGACATCACGCCCACGGGCAGCCTGTGGTGTTATGCCACGCCCGCAACGCGCGACTGGTGGGGCGGAATGTGGGCCGACCGCATCCTGCACTCAACCGTGGCGCGTGACCTAGTGAGCCTCGGGCTGGCGAGCACCGCCCAGCTTGAGGAGATCTCCGCCGGGTGGCGAGAATGGGCCGGCGCCCCGGATGGCTGGATCGCCATCCCGCACGGTGAAATCATCTGCCGCGCATAG
- a CDS encoding LLM class flavin-dependent oxidoreductase — MVKFGLYEKTALSNAARVPRSLVAELFAVGTPDEVIGQIAEFRDHGLRYLVVGNAGAIQPSLRKSASATMPDIKVVRGLKKL, encoded by the coding sequence ATGGTCAAATTCGGCTTATACGAGAAGACAGCGCTCTCCAACGCGGCGAGGGTGCCGCGGTCGCTCGTAGCAGAGCTGTTTGCGGTGGGAACACCCGACGAGGTGATCGGACAGATCGCGGAGTTTCGTGACCACGGCCTGCGTTACCTCGTCGTGGGCAATGCCGGTGCGATTCAACCGAGTCTGCGCAAGAGCGCATCCGCAACCATGCCCGACATCAAGGTCGTTCGGGGCTTGAAGAAGCTGTGA